The genome window TCTGGAAATTGTTCTCCAGTACTATTTTGAAAATCAGATATGAGGATCATCTCTTTTGCCGCGTTCTTATTTTGGAGTAGGGAAGAGGCTTTAAGTTGCACTTGATCAAAGGTGAGTGCTTGGTTAGAATAATTATTAGAAAGCAGCTCATTAGTGATTTGCTGTCTGTTGGTATTTGCAAAGACTTTATCATTCGTAAATAGGGTAAAGACTTTATCTGCTGGTAATTTTTCTAGAAGCTGGCTGGTAGCGTTTTTATATAAGGCTCCGTTTTTACCTTTTAATTCCATGGAATAGGAGTTATCAAGATAGATAGCGGTTTGTTTTTCTTGAGTAGCGGTTTTACTTCCAGGTAAAAAGGGTTGCGCAAAAGCCATCACTATACAGGTAATAGCGGCGCAACGAGCTAACAAAGTCAACCATTTTTTAAGTTGACGACTTTTTCTAGTTTGGGTAATTAAAGGTTGGAGGAAGGCAACATTAGTAAAGGATACTTTATTAAACTTTCTAAGCTGAAAAAGGTGAACAATAATAGGAACTATAAGAAAAAATAGACCGTAAAGTATTATTGGGTTTTTAAATAACATCTATCCTAATTGCAATTCAAAGATACTGCCTTTGCTTAAAAAAGCACTTATTTTTTAACGGTAAATGTAAAAGTTGTTCCAGTGTTGATTTTTGAATTACATTTGATGGACCCACCTAGTTTATCTACAAGAATTTTAACGGTAGAAAGTCCAATACCGTTACCTTTTTTACCAGATCGATCTGTTTGATTTAATGTGGTAAATAATTTAAAAATGTCTTCCTGTTTATCTTTTGGAATACCTATACCATTATCTTTCACACCAATTTTATAATATTCAGGCGTTATAGCTGCTGTAACTTGAATAACAATAGTTTCTTGATTGTTGTATTTAATACTATTTCCTATAAGGTTTAATAAGACTTGTTCCATAGCAGCACTGTTGCTATTAATGATAAGATTATCTTCAGGAAAAAGGAGTTGTATATCATCCCTAAGACCTAGCATTTCTTCTACTTTTTCAATAATAGAATAAATGTCAAACTCTTCTTTATCATCGATGGCTAATTGGTCACTTTCATAATGGCTCAAAATATTATCTATGTAATCACTCATAGAAAAAGCTGTGTCTTTAATAGAGTGAAGATAACGTTTACCGTCTTCATCCAATTGGTTGCTGTATTTCTTTGATAGGAGATCAGTGGTAAGGATCATGCTCGCTAGAGGCATTTTCATGTCATGAGACACGACTCTAGCAAAGTTCTTGAGCATCTCATTATTTTCTTGTAATAATCTTGTTTTTTCTTTGAGTTCTATATTTTTCTTGTTGAGCAGTAACTGCCTCATTACAAGGTCTGCAATCATTTCTAGAGACTTTTTCTGTTCGCTATTTAGTTTATGTGGCTTAGTATCTAGAACACAAACGGTACCTAAAGGTAAATTGTTTTCATCTTTTAACTGGACCCCTGCATAAAATCTAATACTTTCTTCCTCTTTTAAGAAGGGAAGATTCTTAAAGTCCGGATTTTCATGAACATCTTCCATATAGAAAAAGTCACCATCATTTACGGTTGCATGAGCACAAAAGCTCAATTCTCTAGGGGAATTATCTAATTGAAGTCCTTTTTGAGATTTGAACCAAACTTCATCTTTATGAACTATAGAAATTAAACTTTTTGGAACATTAGTAAGTTTACAAGCTAACTCCGTGAGTTCATCAAGCACCTTTTCTCGTTTGGGATCGATATGAAATGACTCTAAATAAGCAAGACGCTCCAATTCACGAGGATGTAAGGGTACTTTAGTCATTAGTTGGCTGAATAAATTTCACAAATTTAACACAATTTACTCTTAATATTATCACAATTTTATTCAGCTATAATTCTTTAAAAGCCCCTAATCCAAAAAGAGCAAAATCATATTTAATAGGGTCTTTAGGATCAAATATTCTAAGAATTTTGTCCAATTCGGCAACGGCTTTTGCATCGTTTTGTTTGCGTTTAAGCAGTTTAAGTTTGCGAGCGACATTTCCAGTATGTACATCTAATGGTAGTGATAAAGCACTCATAGGAATGGAGTTCCATATTCCAAAATCTACACCAGCATTGTCTTTTCTCACCATCCAGCGCAGGAACATGTTGATGCGTTTTGCACTGCTATTTTTCATGGGATCACTGACGTGCTTTTGGGTGCGTGGCAAGTGATCTACCTCAAAAAAGCTGGTTTTAAATTGGGAGATGGCTTCTTGCAAATTTGCTTTTTCTTGATACGCTTTCGCGAAAGCGTGCTCTAAACCATCATGCTTCTTTTCTAAATGCTGCAAGGATCGCATAAAGGTCTTACAATCTTCACTATTAAAAGTGCGGTGTACAAAACCATCAAATCTATCCAAGTCACTTTCTTCATGGTTTCTTATAAAATCTGCTGGAGATTGATCGAGGAGCGTCATCAATTTGTTGGCATTATTGATAATGGACTTGCGATTTCCCCATGCAATGGTGGCGACAAGAAAGCTTGCTATTTCTATATCCTTTTTATCAGTAAAAAGATGCGGTATCTGAATAGGATCGTGAGGTATAAAATCTGGGGTGTTGTATTGCTCGACTTTAACATCGAGAAATTCTTTAAGTTCTTTTCGGTTCATATGAAACCAGTTTTATTTTTAAATATCGCATATACATTCCTTTTTTTAGCCTTAAAAATGATAACTTCATACCGGCAAGACTTATGTAGCTAGTCTTCATAAGCTCAAAAATAATTGAGTTTATAAGCAGGACATTCAAACTAATGCTTATAGAAATTTACCATCACTCATTACCAGTTTGCGGTCTGCGAGGTCTGCGAGTTCTTCATTATGAGTAACAATAACAAAAGTCTGATTGAATTCTTTCCTCAATTGAAAAATCAATTCATGGAGGTCGTGAGCTGTTGCGCTGTCCAGGTTTCCTGTAGGTTCGTCTGCAAAGATTACCTTAGGATTGTTTATTAAAGCTCTTGCAACGGCAACACGTTGTTGTTCACCGCCAGAAAGCGCGCCTGGCTTGTGATCCATTCGATCTGATAATTTGAGATAAGAAAGGAGCTCTTTAGCTCGTTTCTCAGCTTCTGATTTATCAGTGTTTGCAATGTAAGCAGGGATGCAAACGTTTTCTAAAGCTGTAAATTCAGGTAATAATTGATGAAATTGGAATATAAAGCCAAGTGATTTATTTCTAAATTTATTAAGCTGTTTACCACTAAGATTCATCATGTCTGTACCATCTATTTCAAGACTACTACCGGTTCTGAGATCTGGTTTTTCTAAGGTACCTAGAATATGTAATAAGGTGGTTTTACCAGCACCTGAACTACCGACAACACTAGCTATTTCACCAGCTTTAATTTCTAGATCTACGCCTTTAAGCACTTGTAAATCACCAAAACTTTTATAAATCTGTACTGCTTTAATCATAATAACAAAGTAATGGGTTTTTATGCTTTAAACCATCTTTTTGCATCATTAAAGTCTAGGAAATAAGTAACTCGCAGGGATAGGTTGTGTCGAGATGGTTGCGTGAACAATTCATCTAAACTGTCTTGAAAAGCTATATCACCTTGATTATCAAAGTTAAATATGCTATTGCGATATAGTAAAGTAGCTTCACTACCTGGCGCAAAACGCCATCTATAGGAAAGGTCTAGATTCCATACATTAAAATTAGCGTCAGGGTCAAAGTCGTCTGT of Nonlabens sp. Ci31 contains these proteins:
- a CDS encoding GAF domain-containing sensor histidine kinase, producing MTKVPLHPRELERLAYLESFHIDPKREKVLDELTELACKLTNVPKSLISIVHKDEVWFKSQKGLQLDNSPRELSFCAHATVNDGDFFYMEDVHENPDFKNLPFLKEEESIRFYAGVQLKDENNLPLGTVCVLDTKPHKLNSEQKKSLEMIADLVMRQLLLNKKNIELKEKTRLLQENNEMLKNFARVVSHDMKMPLASMILTTDLLSKKYSNQLDEDGKRYLHSIKDTAFSMSDYIDNILSHYESDQLAIDDKEEFDIYSIIEKVEEMLGLRDDIQLLFPEDNLIINSNSAAMEQVLLNLIGNSIKYNNQETIVIQVTAAITPEYYKIGVKDNGIGIPKDKQEDIFKLFTTLNQTDRSGKKGNGIGLSTVKILVDKLGGSIKCNSKINTGTTFTFTVKK
- a CDS encoding TIGR02757 family protein — encoded protein: MNRKELKEFLDVKVEQYNTPDFIPHDPIQIPHLFTDKKDIEIASFLVATIAWGNRKSIINNANKLMTLLDQSPADFIRNHEESDLDRFDGFVHRTFNSEDCKTFMRSLQHLEKKHDGLEHAFAKAYQEKANLQEAISQFKTSFFEVDHLPRTQKHVSDPMKNSSAKRINMFLRWMVRKDNAGVDFGIWNSIPMSALSLPLDVHTGNVARKLKLLKRKQNDAKAVAELDKILRIFDPKDPIKYDFALFGLGAFKEL
- a CDS encoding ABC transporter ATP-binding protein; translated protein: MIKAVQIYKSFGDLQVLKGVDLEIKAGEIASVVGSSGAGKTTLLHILGTLEKPDLRTGSSLEIDGTDMMNLSGKQLNKFRNKSLGFIFQFHQLLPEFTALENVCIPAYIANTDKSEAEKRAKELLSYLKLSDRMDHKPGALSGGEQQRVAVARALINNPKVIFADEPTGNLDSATAHDLHELIFQLRKEFNQTFVIVTHNEELADLADRKLVMSDGKFL